In Tenebrio molitor chromosome 6, icTenMoli1.1, whole genome shotgun sequence, one genomic interval encodes:
- the LOC138133195 gene encoding keratin, type I cytoskeletal 9-like isoform X1, which produces MWGGRNGGLGLLIKTLFLLSAFGDVFSRVIDDLQVSAAEPRPVFAELPKHPVIQSLPLVYEVGTPLSDASEKVEKVLRTPLAFSYNKKKANGDSAPDATIVEFYGQDRLAGDQKLRSNLEYEDRGLDGAGGTAGTYKNLQDYTKSDEGLLAEKAKALAQDVKAEYYADNVRPEDVESHIDGKIGRLLDETSSEENSKRKKGRNGKLKKRGNKKSKVEPPIEESASEEHEDVEEHEHDAYYHGGGGGHGGHGGGGGGHGGGGHGGGGHGGGGHGGGGHGGGGHGGHGSGGGHGGGGHGGHGGGGGHGGGGGHGGGGHGGGGGHGGGGHGGGGHGGHGGGGGHGGGGGHGGGGGHGGGGGHGGGGGHGGGGGHGGGGGHGGGGGHGGGGGHGGGGGGHGGGGGGQGKFEKGGGKKHSTEHHGSHGEKGDKGYKGHHHYEKGEKGHHDKEAHKGKYKDEGGNNKKHHEEHGHFGEYSKGEKGEKGAKYYEDGKHSKGHSTKGEHNVHKKDEFEKKQEFYDEHHEGGEHEKHGGFHDEHKYEKGGHSKGGHKKGDHHEDHYGKKGHHEKGSHHHEDKGHKHAAGHDVHHDHTNKHAKKTDKTGGKKWSFKKTTGTGGGGGGGHGGGGGGHGGGGGGHGGGGGGHGGGGGGHGGGGGGHGGGGGGHGGHGGGGGHGGGGHGGGGGGHGHGGGGGGHGGGGHGGGGGGHGHGGGGGGHGHGGGGGGHGHGGGGGGHGGGGHGGGGGGHGHGGGGGGHGHGGGGGGHGHGGGGGGHGHGGGGGGHGHGGGGGGHGHGGGGGGGHGGGHGGGGGGHGHGGGGGGGHGHGGGGGGHGHGGGGGGHGHGGGGHGGGGHGGGGHGGGGKRDSGHGYSVHEKGNVGAGGGHWGKHGGGGGGGGGGHHSGHLDVLDRIITKEDEIETQVGDIASDVDSPINIESLADVGHSITENSDHGTDVSDHLEDHSETVSQEGGADEAPVSSPLEEDHDEVEAEEDEDEN; this is translated from the exons ATGTGGGGTGGCAGAAACGGCGGCCTCGGGCTGCTGATAAAgactttgtttttgttgagtGCGTTCGGCGATGTGTTCTCGAGGGTGATCGACGACCTTCAGGTGTCGGCGGCGGAACCGCGTCCGGTTTTTGCCGAACTGCCCAAACATCCGGTCATCCAGAGCTTGCCTTTGGTGTACGAGGTCGGGACGCCGCTGTCGGACGCCAGCGAAAAAGTCGAGAAGGTCTTGAGGACCCCGTTGGCGTTTTCTTACAACAAGAAGAAGGCCAACGGCGACTCCGCACCGGATGCGACTATTGTGGAGTTTTACGGCCAAGATCGACTGGCCGGGGACCAGAAACTCCGCTCGAACTTGGAATATGAAGACAGAGGCCTCGACGGTGCTGGTGGTACTGCTGGCACTTACAAAAATCTCCAGGATTACACTAAGAGCGACGAGGGACTGCTAGCGGAAAAAGCAAAAGCGTTAGCGCAGGATGTCAAG GCCGAATATTACGCTGATAATGTACGTCCTGAAGATGTTGAAAGTCATATTGATGGTAAAATCGGTCGTTTACTGGACGAAACCTCATCCGAGGAAAATAGCAAACGTAAAAAAGGAAGAAACGGAAAGCTGAAGAAACGCGGTAACAAGAAAAGTAAAGTTGAACCACCGATCGAAGAAAGTGCCTCCGAAGAACATGAAGATGTCGAGGAACACGAGCATGATGCGTATTATCATGGTGGTGGTGGTGGCCACGGAGGACATGGTGGTGGCGGTGGCGGTCACGGAGGAGGAGGTCATGGCGGTGGAGGTCACGGAGGAGGTGGCCATGGCGGTGGCGGTCACGGAGGAGGTGGCCATGGAGGACACGGCAGTGGTGGTGGACATGGAGGAGGTGGTCACGGAGGACATGGCGGAGGCGGAGGACACGGCGGTGGCGGAGGACATGGAGGAGGTGGTCACGGCGGCGGTGGAGGACATGGAGGAGGTGGTCACGGCGGTGGTGGCCACGGAGGACATGGCGGAGGCGGAGGACACGGCGGTGGCGGAGGACATGGCGGAGGTGGAGGACACGGCGGAGGTGGAGGTCACGGCGGAGGTGGAGGTCATGGCGGAGGTGGAGGTCATGGCGGAGGTGGAGGTCATGGCGGCGGTGGAGGTCATGGCGGAGGTGGAGGCCACGGCGGTGGCGGAGGCGGTCATGGCGGCGGTGGCGGCGGCCAAGGCAAATTCGAAAAAGGAGGCGGCAAGAAACATTCAACTGAACATCATGGAAGCCACGGTGAAAAAGGTGACAAAGGATACAAAGGACATCATCATTACGAAAAAGGAGAAAAGGGACATCACGACAAAGAAGCACACAAAGGAAAATACAAAGATGAGGGTGGAAATAACAAGAAACACCACGAGGAGCATGGTCACTTCGGAGAATATTCTAAAGGAGAGAAAGGAGAAAAGGGCGCTAAG tACTATGAAGATGGCAAACATAGCAAAGGTCACAGCACCAAAGGTGAACACAACGTCCACAAAAAAGATGAATTCGAAAAGAAACAAGAATTTTACGACGAACATCACGAAGGAGGCGAACACGAGAAACATGGAGGATTCCATGATGAACACAAATATGAAAAA GGCGGACACTCTAAAGGGGGTCATAAGAAAGGTGACCACCATGAAGATCATTACGGCAAAAAAGGACACCACGAAAAGGGAAGTCACCACCATGAAGATAAAGGACATAAACATGCAGCCGGACACGATGTCCATCACGATCACACCAACAAACATGCCAAGAAAACAGACAAAACCGGCGGCAAGAAATGGAGCTTCAAGAAGACCACCGGGACTGGCGGCGGTGGCGGAGGCGGCCACGGAGGTGGAGGCGGAGGACACGGTGGTGGCGGAGGCGGCCACGGAGGTGGAGGCGGAGGACACGGTGGTGGTGGAGGCGGCCACGGAGGAGGAGGCGGAGGACACGGCGGTGGCGGAGGAGGTCACGGAGGCCATGGCGGTGGCGGAGGACATGGTGGTGGAGGCCACGGAGGTGGCGGCGGCGGACACGGTCACGGTGGTGGCGGTGGAGGTCATGGAGGCGGAGGCCACGGCGGTGGCGGCGGAGGACACGGCCACGGTGGTGGCGGAGGAGGACACGGCCACGGCGGTGGCGGAGGAGGACACGGTCACGGCGGTGGTGGCGGTGGACATGGCGGAGGAGGCCACGGAGGTGGCGGAGGAGGACACGGCCACGGCGGTGGCGGAGGTGGACACGGTCACGGTGGTGGTGGAGGCGGCCACGGTCATGGTGGCGGCGGAGGAGGACACGGCCACGGAGGTGGCGGAGGAGGACACGGCCATGGAGGTGGCGGAGGAGGACACGGCCACGGCGGTGGTGGTGGCGGTGGACATGGAGGAGGCCACGGAGGTGGCGGAGGAGGACACGGCCATGGTGGCGGTGGTGGAGGCGGCCACGGTCACGGTGGCGGCGGAGGAGGACACGGCCATGGAGGTGGCGGAGGAGGCCACGGACATGGTGGAGGTGGTCATGGCGGTGGAGGCCATGGCGGCGGTGGACACGGCGGAGGAGGTAAACGAGACAGCGGTCACGGTTATTCAGTTCATGAGAAAGGTAATGTCGGAGCAGGAGGTGGCCACTGGGGTAAACATGGAGGCGGAGGCGGCGGTGGCGGAGGAGGTCATCATTCCGGCCACTTGGACGTCCTCGATCGAATCATTACTAAAGAAGACGAGATCGAAACTCAAGTCGGAGATATTGCAAGCGATGTTGATAGTCCTATTAACATTGAAAGTTTAGCCGACGTCGGCCACTCGATTACTGAAAATAGCGACCACGGCACCGACGTCAGTGATCATTTAGAAGATCACAGTGAAACTGTTAGTCAAGAAGGCGGCGCTGACGAAGCTCCCGTCAGCAGTCCGTTAGAAGAAGATCATGACGAAGTTGAGGCTGAAGAAGATGAAGATGAAAATTAG
- the LOC138133195 gene encoding WAG22 antigen-like isoform X2 has protein sequence MWGGRNGGLGLLIKTLFLLSAFGDVFSRVIDDLQVSAAEPRPVFAELPKHPVIQSLPLVYEVGTPLSDASEKVEKVLRTPLAFSYNKKKANGDSAPDATIVEFYGQDRLAGDQKLRSNLEYEDRGLDGAGGTAGTYKNLQDYTKSDEGLLAEKAKALAQDVKAEYYADNVRPEDVESHIDGKIGRLLDETSSEENSKRKKGRNGKLKKRGNKKSKVEPPIEESASEEHEDVEEHEHDAYYHGGGGGHGGHGGGGGGHGGGGHGGGGHGGGGHGGGGHGGGGHGGHGSGGGHGGGGHGGHGGGGGHGGGGGHGGGGHGGGGGHGGGGHGGGGHGGHGGGGGHGGGGGHGGGGGHGGGGGHGGGGGHGGGGGHGGGGGHGGGGGHGGGGGHGGGGGGHGGGGGGQGKFEKGGGKKHSTEHHGSHGEKGDKGYKGHHHYEKGEKGHHDKEAHKGKYKDEGGNNKKHHEEHGHFGEYSKGEKGEKGAKYYEDGKHSKGHSTKGEHNVHKKDEFEKKQEFYDEHHEGGEHEKHGGFHDEHKYEKGGHSKGGHKKGDHHEDHYGKKGHHEKGSHHHEDKGHKHAAGHDVHHDHTNKHAKKTDKTGGKKWSFKKTTGTGGGGGGGHGGGGGGHGGGGGGHGGGGGGHGGGGGGHGGGGGGHGGGGGGHGGHGGGGGHGGGGHGGGGGGHGHGGGGGGHGGGGHGGGGGGHGHGGGGGGHGHGGGGGGHGHGGGGGGHGGGGHGGGGGGHGHGGGGGGHGHGGGGGGHGHGGGGGGHGHGGGGGGHGHGGGGGGHGHGGGGGGGHGGGHGGGGGGHGHGGGGGGGHGHGGGGGGHGHGGGGGGHGHGGGGHGGGGHGGGGHGGGGGGHWGKHGGGGGGGGGGHHSGHLDVLDRIITKEDEIETQVGDIASDVDSPINIESLADVGHSITENSDHGTDVSDHLEDHSETVSQEGGADEAPVSSPLEEDHDEVEAEEDEDEN, from the exons ATGTGGGGTGGCAGAAACGGCGGCCTCGGGCTGCTGATAAAgactttgtttttgttgagtGCGTTCGGCGATGTGTTCTCGAGGGTGATCGACGACCTTCAGGTGTCGGCGGCGGAACCGCGTCCGGTTTTTGCCGAACTGCCCAAACATCCGGTCATCCAGAGCTTGCCTTTGGTGTACGAGGTCGGGACGCCGCTGTCGGACGCCAGCGAAAAAGTCGAGAAGGTCTTGAGGACCCCGTTGGCGTTTTCTTACAACAAGAAGAAGGCCAACGGCGACTCCGCACCGGATGCGACTATTGTGGAGTTTTACGGCCAAGATCGACTGGCCGGGGACCAGAAACTCCGCTCGAACTTGGAATATGAAGACAGAGGCCTCGACGGTGCTGGTGGTACTGCTGGCACTTACAAAAATCTCCAGGATTACACTAAGAGCGACGAGGGACTGCTAGCGGAAAAAGCAAAAGCGTTAGCGCAGGATGTCAAG GCCGAATATTACGCTGATAATGTACGTCCTGAAGATGTTGAAAGTCATATTGATGGTAAAATCGGTCGTTTACTGGACGAAACCTCATCCGAGGAAAATAGCAAACGTAAAAAAGGAAGAAACGGAAAGCTGAAGAAACGCGGTAACAAGAAAAGTAAAGTTGAACCACCGATCGAAGAAAGTGCCTCCGAAGAACATGAAGATGTCGAGGAACACGAGCATGATGCGTATTATCATGGTGGTGGTGGTGGCCACGGAGGACATGGTGGTGGCGGTGGCGGTCACGGAGGAGGAGGTCATGGCGGTGGAGGTCACGGAGGAGGTGGCCATGGCGGTGGCGGTCACGGAGGAGGTGGCCATGGAGGACACGGCAGTGGTGGTGGACATGGAGGAGGTGGTCACGGAGGACATGGCGGAGGCGGAGGACACGGCGGTGGCGGAGGACATGGAGGAGGTGGTCACGGCGGCGGTGGAGGACATGGAGGAGGTGGTCACGGCGGTGGTGGCCACGGAGGACATGGCGGAGGCGGAGGACACGGCGGTGGCGGAGGACATGGCGGAGGTGGAGGACACGGCGGAGGTGGAGGTCACGGCGGAGGTGGAGGTCATGGCGGAGGTGGAGGTCATGGCGGAGGTGGAGGTCATGGCGGCGGTGGAGGTCATGGCGGAGGTGGAGGCCACGGCGGTGGCGGAGGCGGTCATGGCGGCGGTGGCGGCGGCCAAGGCAAATTCGAAAAAGGAGGCGGCAAGAAACATTCAACTGAACATCATGGAAGCCACGGTGAAAAAGGTGACAAAGGATACAAAGGACATCATCATTACGAAAAAGGAGAAAAGGGACATCACGACAAAGAAGCACACAAAGGAAAATACAAAGATGAGGGTGGAAATAACAAGAAACACCACGAGGAGCATGGTCACTTCGGAGAATATTCTAAAGGAGAGAAAGGAGAAAAGGGCGCTAAG tACTATGAAGATGGCAAACATAGCAAAGGTCACAGCACCAAAGGTGAACACAACGTCCACAAAAAAGATGAATTCGAAAAGAAACAAGAATTTTACGACGAACATCACGAAGGAGGCGAACACGAGAAACATGGAGGATTCCATGATGAACACAAATATGAAAAA GGCGGACACTCTAAAGGGGGTCATAAGAAAGGTGACCACCATGAAGATCATTACGGCAAAAAAGGACACCACGAAAAGGGAAGTCACCACCATGAAGATAAAGGACATAAACATGCAGCCGGACACGATGTCCATCACGATCACACCAACAAACATGCCAAGAAAACAGACAAAACCGGCGGCAAGAAATGGAGCTTCAAGAAGACCACCGGGACTGGCGGCGGTGGCGGAGGCGGCCACGGAGGTGGAGGCGGAGGACACGGTGGTGGCGGAGGCGGCCACGGAGGTGGAGGCGGAGGACACGGTGGTGGTGGAGGCGGCCACGGAGGAGGAGGCGGAGGACACGGCGGTGGCGGAGGAGGTCACGGAGGCCATGGCGGTGGCGGAGGACATGGTGGTGGAGGCCACGGAGGTGGCGGCGGCGGACACGGTCACGGTGGTGGCGGTGGAGGTCATGGAGGCGGAGGCCACGGCGGTGGCGGCGGAGGACACGGCCACGGTGGTGGCGGAGGAGGACACGGCCACGGCGGTGGCGGAGGAGGACACGGTCACGGCGGTGGTGGCGGTGGACATGGCGGAGGAGGCCACGGAGGTGGCGGAGGAGGACACGGCCACGGCGGTGGCGGAGGTGGACACGGTCACGGTGGTGGTGGAGGCGGCCACGGTCATGGTGGCGGCGGAGGAGGACACGGCCACGGAGGTGGCGGAGGAGGACACGGCCATGGAGGTGGCGGAGGAGGACACGGCCACGGCGGTGGTGGTGGCGGTGGACATGGAGGAGGCCACGGAGGTGGCGGAGGAGGACACGGCCATGGTGGCGGTGGTGGAGGCGGCCACGGTCACGGTGGCGGCGGAGGAGGACACGGCCATGGAGGTGGCGGAGGAGGCCACGGACATGGTGGAGGTGGTCATGGCGGTGGAGGCCATGGCGGCGGTGGACACGGCGGAGGAG GAGGTGGCCACTGGGGTAAACATGGAGGCGGAGGCGGCGGTGGCGGAGGAGGTCATCATTCCGGCCACTTGGACGTCCTCGATCGAATCATTACTAAAGAAGACGAGATCGAAACTCAAGTCGGAGATATTGCAAGCGATGTTGATAGTCCTATTAACATTGAAAGTTTAGCCGACGTCGGCCACTCGATTACTGAAAATAGCGACCACGGCACCGACGTCAGTGATCATTTAGAAGATCACAGTGAAACTGTTAGTCAAGAAGGCGGCGCTGACGAAGCTCCCGTCAGCAGTCCGTTAGAAGAAGATCATGACGAAGTTGAGGCTGAAGAAGATGAAGATGAAAATTAG
- the LOC138133195 gene encoding keratin, type I cytoskeletal 9-like isoform X3 has translation MWGGRNGGLGLLIKTLFLLSAFGDVFSRVIDDLQVSAAEPRPVFAELPKHPVIQSLPLVYEVGTPLSDASEKVEKVLRTPLAFSYNKKKANGDSAPDATIVEFYGQDRLAGDQKLRSNLEYEDRGLDGAGGTAGTYKNLQDYTKSDEGLLAEKAKALAQDVKAEYYADNVRPEDVESHIDGKIGRLLDETSSEENSKRKKGRNGKLKKRGNKKSKVEPPIEESASEEHEDVEEHEHDAYYHGGGGGHGGHGGGGGGHGGGGHGGGGHGGGGHGGGGHGGGGHGGHGSGGGHGGGGHGGGGHGGHGGGGGHGGGGGHGGGGGHGGGGGHGGGGGHGGGGGHGGGGGHGGGGGHGGGGGHGGGGGGHGGGGGGQGKFEKGGGKKHSTEHHGSHGEKGDKGYKGHHHYEKGEKGHHDKEAHKGKYKDEGGNNKKHHEEHGHFGEYSKGEKGEKGAKYYEDGKHSKGHSTKGEHNVHKKDEFEKKQEFYDEHHEGGEHEKHGGFHDEHKYEKGGHSKGGHKKGDHHEDHYGKKGHHEKGSHHHEDKGHKHAAGHDVHHDHTNKHAKKTDKTGGKKWSFKKTTGTGGGGGGGHGGGGGGHGGGGGGHGGGGGGHGGGGGGHGGGGGGHGGGGGGHGGHGGGGGHGGGGHGGGGGGHGHGGGGGGHGGGGHGGGGGGHGHGGGGGGHGHGGGGGGHGHGGGGGGHGGGGHGGGGGGHGHGGGGGGHGHGGGGGGHGHGGGGGGHGHGGGGGGHGHGGGGGGHGHGGGGGGGHGGGHGGGGGGHGHGGGGGGGHGHGGGGGGHGHGGGGGGHGHGGGGHGGGGHGGGGHGGGGKRDSGHGYSVHEKGNVGAGGGHWGKHGGGGGGGGGGHHSGHLDVLDRIITKEDEIETQVGDIASDVDSPINIESLADVGHSITENSDHGTDVSDHLEDHSETVSQEGGADEAPVSSPLEEDHDEVEAEEDEDEN, from the exons ATGTGGGGTGGCAGAAACGGCGGCCTCGGGCTGCTGATAAAgactttgtttttgttgagtGCGTTCGGCGATGTGTTCTCGAGGGTGATCGACGACCTTCAGGTGTCGGCGGCGGAACCGCGTCCGGTTTTTGCCGAACTGCCCAAACATCCGGTCATCCAGAGCTTGCCTTTGGTGTACGAGGTCGGGACGCCGCTGTCGGACGCCAGCGAAAAAGTCGAGAAGGTCTTGAGGACCCCGTTGGCGTTTTCTTACAACAAGAAGAAGGCCAACGGCGACTCCGCACCGGATGCGACTATTGTGGAGTTTTACGGCCAAGATCGACTGGCCGGGGACCAGAAACTCCGCTCGAACTTGGAATATGAAGACAGAGGCCTCGACGGTGCTGGTGGTACTGCTGGCACTTACAAAAATCTCCAGGATTACACTAAGAGCGACGAGGGACTGCTAGCGGAAAAAGCAAAAGCGTTAGCGCAGGATGTCAAG GCCGAATATTACGCTGATAATGTACGTCCTGAAGATGTTGAAAGTCATATTGATGGTAAAATCGGTCGTTTACTGGACGAAACCTCATCCGAGGAAAATAGCAAACGTAAAAAAGGAAGAAACGGAAAGCTGAAGAAACGCGGTAACAAGAAAAGTAAAGTTGAACCACCGATCGAAGAAAGTGCCTCCGAAGAACATGAAGATGTCGAGGAACACGAGCATGATGCGTATTATCATGGTGGTGGTGGTGGCCACGGAGGACATGGTGGTGGCGGTGGCGGTCACGGAGGAGGAGGTCATGGCGGTGGAGGTCACGGAGGAGGTGGCCATGGCGGTGGCGGTCACGGAGGAGGTGGCCATGGAGGACACGGCAGTGGTGGTGGACATGGAGGAG GTGGTCACGGCGGTGGTGGCCACGGAGGACATGGCGGAGGCGGAGGACACGGCGGTGGCGGAGGACATGGCGGAGGTGGAGGACACGGCGGAGGTGGAGGTCACGGCGGAGGTGGAGGTCATGGCGGAGGTGGAGGTCATGGCGGAGGTGGAGGTCATGGCGGCGGTGGAGGTCATGGCGGAGGTGGAGGCCACGGCGGTGGCGGAGGCGGTCATGGCGGCGGTGGCGGCGGCCAAGGCAAATTCGAAAAAGGAGGCGGCAAGAAACATTCAACTGAACATCATGGAAGCCACGGTGAAAAAGGTGACAAAGGATACAAAGGACATCATCATTACGAAAAAGGAGAAAAGGGACATCACGACAAAGAAGCACACAAAGGAAAATACAAAGATGAGGGTGGAAATAACAAGAAACACCACGAGGAGCATGGTCACTTCGGAGAATATTCTAAAGGAGAGAAAGGAGAAAAGGGCGCTAAG tACTATGAAGATGGCAAACATAGCAAAGGTCACAGCACCAAAGGTGAACACAACGTCCACAAAAAAGATGAATTCGAAAAGAAACAAGAATTTTACGACGAACATCACGAAGGAGGCGAACACGAGAAACATGGAGGATTCCATGATGAACACAAATATGAAAAA GGCGGACACTCTAAAGGGGGTCATAAGAAAGGTGACCACCATGAAGATCATTACGGCAAAAAAGGACACCACGAAAAGGGAAGTCACCACCATGAAGATAAAGGACATAAACATGCAGCCGGACACGATGTCCATCACGATCACACCAACAAACATGCCAAGAAAACAGACAAAACCGGCGGCAAGAAATGGAGCTTCAAGAAGACCACCGGGACTGGCGGCGGTGGCGGAGGCGGCCACGGAGGTGGAGGCGGAGGACACGGTGGTGGCGGAGGCGGCCACGGAGGTGGAGGCGGAGGACACGGTGGTGGTGGAGGCGGCCACGGAGGAGGAGGCGGAGGACACGGCGGTGGCGGAGGAGGTCACGGAGGCCATGGCGGTGGCGGAGGACATGGTGGTGGAGGCCACGGAGGTGGCGGCGGCGGACACGGTCACGGTGGTGGCGGTGGAGGTCATGGAGGCGGAGGCCACGGCGGTGGCGGCGGAGGACACGGCCACGGTGGTGGCGGAGGAGGACACGGCCACGGCGGTGGCGGAGGAGGACACGGTCACGGCGGTGGTGGCGGTGGACATGGCGGAGGAGGCCACGGAGGTGGCGGAGGAGGACACGGCCACGGCGGTGGCGGAGGTGGACACGGTCACGGTGGTGGTGGAGGCGGCCACGGTCATGGTGGCGGCGGAGGAGGACACGGCCACGGAGGTGGCGGAGGAGGACACGGCCATGGAGGTGGCGGAGGAGGACACGGCCACGGCGGTGGTGGTGGCGGTGGACATGGAGGAGGCCACGGAGGTGGCGGAGGAGGACACGGCCATGGTGGCGGTGGTGGAGGCGGCCACGGTCACGGTGGCGGCGGAGGAGGACACGGCCATGGAGGTGGCGGAGGAGGCCACGGACATGGTGGAGGTGGTCATGGCGGTGGAGGCCATGGCGGCGGTGGACACGGCGGAGGAGGTAAACGAGACAGCGGTCACGGTTATTCAGTTCATGAGAAAGGTAATGTCGGAGCAGGAGGTGGCCACTGGGGTAAACATGGAGGCGGAGGCGGCGGTGGCGGAGGAGGTCATCATTCCGGCCACTTGGACGTCCTCGATCGAATCATTACTAAAGAAGACGAGATCGAAACTCAAGTCGGAGATATTGCAAGCGATGTTGATAGTCCTATTAACATTGAAAGTTTAGCCGACGTCGGCCACTCGATTACTGAAAATAGCGACCACGGCACCGACGTCAGTGATCATTTAGAAGATCACAGTGAAACTGTTAGTCAAGAAGGCGGCGCTGACGAAGCTCCCGTCAGCAGTCCGTTAGAAGAAGATCATGACGAAGTTGAGGCTGAAGAAGATGAAGATGAAAATTAG
- the LOC138133195 gene encoding enolase-phosphatase E1-like isoform X5 — protein sequence MKMSRNTSMMRIIMVVVVATEDMVVAVAVTEEEVMAVEVTEEVAMAVAVTEEVAMEDTAVVVDMEEVVTEDMAEAEDTAVAEDMEEVVTAAVEDMEEVVTAVVATEDMAEAEDTAVAEDMAEVEDTAEVEVTAEVEVMAEVEVMAEVEVMAAVEVMAEVEATAVAEAVMAAVAAAKANSKKEAARNIQLNIMEATVKKVTKDTKDIIITKKEKRDITTKKHTKENTKMRVEITRNTTRSMVTSENILKERKEKRALSTMKMANIAKVTAPKVNTTSTKKMNSKRNKNFTTNITKEANTRNMEDSMMNTNMKKADTLKGVIRKVTTMKIITAKKDTTKREVTTMKIKDINMQPDTMSITITPTNMPRKQTKPAARNGASRRPPGLAAVAEAATEVEAEDTVVAEAATEVEAEDTVVVEAATEEEAEDTAVAEEVTEAMAVAEDMVVEATEVAAADTVTVVAVEVMEAEATAVAAEDTATVVAEEDTATAVAEEDTVTAVVAVDMAEEATEVAEEDTATAVAEVDTVTVVVEAATVMVAAEEDTATEVAEEDTAMEVAEEDTATAVVVAVDMEEATEVAEEDTAMVAVVEAATVTVAAEEDTAMEVAEEATDMVEVVMAVEAMAAVDTAEEEVATGVNMEAEAAVAEEVIIPATWTSSIESLLKKTRSKLKSEILQAMLIVLLTLKV from the exons ATGAAGATGTCGAGGAACACGAGCATGATGCGTATTATCATGGTGGTGGTGGTGGCCACGGAGGACATGGTGGTGGCGGTGGCGGTCACGGAGGAGGAGGTCATGGCGGTGGAGGTCACGGAGGAGGTGGCCATGGCGGTGGCGGTCACGGAGGAGGTGGCCATGGAGGACACGGCAGTGGTGGTGGACATGGAGGAGGTGGTCACGGAGGACATGGCGGAGGCGGAGGACACGGCGGTGGCGGAGGACATGGAGGAGGTGGTCACGGCGGCGGTGGAGGACATGGAGGAGGTGGTCACGGCGGTGGTGGCCACGGAGGACATGGCGGAGGCGGAGGACACGGCGGTGGCGGAGGACATGGCGGAGGTGGAGGACACGGCGGAGGTGGAGGTCACGGCGGAGGTGGAGGTCATGGCGGAGGTGGAGGTCATGGCGGAGGTGGAGGTCATGGCGGCGGTGGAGGTCATGGCGGAGGTGGAGGCCACGGCGGTGGCGGAGGCGGTCATGGCGGCGGTGGCGGCGGCCAAGGCAAATTCGAAAAAGGAGGCGGCAAGAAACATTCAACTGAACATCATGGAAGCCACGGTGAAAAAGGTGACAAAGGATACAAAGGACATCATCATTACGAAAAAGGAGAAAAGGGACATCACGACAAAGAAGCACACAAAGGAAAATACAAAGATGAGGGTGGAAATAACAAGAAACACCACGAGGAGCATGGTCACTTCGGAGAATATTCTAAAGGAGAGAAAGGAGAAAAGGGCGCTAAG tACTATGAAGATGGCAAACATAGCAAAGGTCACAGCACCAAAGGTGAACACAACGTCCACAAAAAAGATGAATTCGAAAAGAAACAAGAATTTTACGACGAACATCACGAAGGAGGCGAACACGAGAAACATGGAGGATTCCATGATGAACACAAATATGAAAAA GGCGGACACTCTAAAGGGGGTCATAAGAAAGGTGACCACCATGAAGATCATTACGGCAAAAAAGGACACCACGAAAAGGGAAGTCACCACCATGAAGATAAAGGACATAAACATGCAGCCGGACACGATGTCCATCACGATCACACCAACAAACATGCCAAGAAAACAGACAAAACCGGCGGCAAGAAATGGAGCTTCAAGAAGACCACCGGGACTGGCGGCGGTGGCGGAGGCGGCCACGGAGGTGGAGGCGGAGGACACGGTGGTGGCGGAGGCGGCCACGGAGGTGGAGGCGGAGGACACGGTGGTGGTGGAGGCGGCCACGGAGGAGGAGGCGGAGGACACGGCGGTGGCGGAGGAGGTCACGGAGGCCATGGCGGTGGCGGAGGACATGGTGGTGGAGGCCACGGAGGTGGCGGCGGCGGACACGGTCACGGTGGTGGCGGTGGAGGTCATGGAGGCGGAGGCCACGGCGGTGGCGGCGGAGGACACGGCCACGGTGGTGGCGGAGGAGGACACGGCCACGGCGGTGGCGGAGGAGGACACGGTCACGGCGGTGGTGGCGGTGGACATGGCGGAGGAGGCCACGGAGGTGGCGGAGGAGGACACGGCCACGGCGGTGGCGGAGGTGGACACGGTCACGGTGGTGGTGGAGGCGGCCACGGTCATGGTGGCGGCGGAGGAGGACACGGCCACGGAGGTGGCGGAGGAGGACACGGCCATGGAGGTGGCGGAGGAGGACACGGCCACGGCGGTGGTGGTGGCGGTGGACATGGAGGAGGCCACGGAGGTGGCGGAGGAGGACACGGCCATGGTGGCGGTGGTGGAGGCGGCCACGGTCACGGTGGCGGCGGAGGAGGACACGGCCATGGAGGTGGCGGAGGAGGCCACGGACATGGTGGAGGTGGTCATGGCGGTGGAGGCCATGGCGGCGGTGGACACGGCGGAGGAG GAGGTGGCCACTGGGGTAAACATGGAGGCGGAGGCGGCGGTGGCGGAGGAGGTCATCATTCCGGCCACTTGGACGTCCTCGATCGAATCATTACTAAAGAAGACGAGATCGAAACTCAAGTCGGAGATATTGCAAGCGATGTTGATAGTCCTATTAACATTGAAAGTTTAG